A single genomic interval of Mycolicibacterium holsaticum DSM 44478 = JCM 12374 harbors:
- the mce gene encoding methylmalonyl-CoA epimerase, with protein sequence MTTEQVDARPALASALVTAIDHVGIAVPDLDAAIKWYHDHLGMIVLHEEINEDQGVREAMLSVRGAPVGSAQIQLMAPLDETSTIAKFLDKRGPGLQQMAYRVSDLDALSERLRADGVRLIYDAPRRGTANSRINFIHPKDAGGVLVELVEPAGDD encoded by the coding sequence ATGACCACCGAACAGGTTGATGCCCGTCCGGCCCTCGCGAGTGCGCTGGTGACCGCCATCGACCATGTCGGGATCGCGGTGCCCGATCTGGACGCCGCCATCAAGTGGTACCACGACCACCTGGGAATGATCGTTCTGCACGAGGAGATCAACGAGGACCAGGGCGTGCGCGAAGCCATGCTGTCCGTGCGGGGCGCCCCCGTCGGCAGCGCACAGATCCAGCTGATGGCTCCGCTCGACGAGACCTCGACCATCGCGAAGTTCCTCGACAAGCGCGGCCCCGGGCTGCAGCAGATGGCATATCGGGTCAGCGACCTCGACGCACTTTCCGAGCGGCTGCGCGCCGACGGTGTGCGGCTGATCTATGACGCGCCCCGACGCGGGACCGCGAATTCCCGGATCAACTTCATCCATCCCAAGGATGCCGGCGGGGTGCTCGTCGAGCTGGTCGAGCCCGCCGGGGACGACTAA